The following proteins are encoded in a genomic region of Aquella oligotrophica:
- a CDS encoding LysR substrate-binding domain-containing protein, protein MINFTLTDLKYLVALADEQHFAKAAQKCFVSQPTLSIAIKKLEDNLGITIFERENHRVLITPSGEEIVNQARKIILEAHNLLDIVETNQNPYKQPLKIGAIFTIGPYIFPKLIQEVISKESKLQLIVEEGYTDGLTNKLLKGELDAIILATETNHPELTQIELYDDKLAVICAKDHKLAKINKISASELEQETFLLLGLGNCFRDQVLKICPECNTNASNGIGLITASSLETIKFMVAMNIGISILPELALKNLPNEVKIKPLPKPAPSRKLSLVYRKNFARFNILQKVQQLLQNQLTNN, encoded by the coding sequence ATGATCAATTTCACATTAACCGATCTAAAATATCTAGTAGCGTTAGCAGATGAACAACACTTTGCCAAGGCTGCCCAAAAATGTTTTGTCTCGCAGCCAACCCTATCAATTGCCATAAAAAAGTTGGAAGATAATCTGGGAATTACCATTTTTGAACGTGAGAATCACCGGGTGCTCATTACTCCATCAGGGGAAGAAATAGTAAATCAAGCGCGAAAAATAATTCTTGAAGCTCACAATTTACTTGATATTGTTGAAACCAATCAAAACCCATATAAGCAGCCACTTAAAATTGGTGCAATCTTTACTATTGGTCCTTATATTTTTCCGAAATTGATTCAGGAAGTCATCAGCAAGGAATCAAAATTACAACTGATAGTTGAGGAAGGCTATACTGATGGACTTACAAATAAATTACTAAAAGGTGAATTGGATGCAATTATTCTTGCAACTGAGACCAATCACCCAGAGTTAACCCAAATTGAATTATATGATGACAAACTGGCTGTCATTTGCGCTAAAGATCATAAGCTTGCAAAAATAAATAAAATCAGCGCTTCGGAATTGGAACAGGAAACCTTTCTCTTACTTGGATTAGGCAATTGTTTTCGTGACCAGGTATTAAAAATCTGCCCAGAATGTAATACAAATGCTAGCAATGGTATTGGTCTGATAACTGCAAGCTCGCTAGAAACAATTAAATTTATGGTAGCCATGAACATTGGGATTAGCATCTTGCCAGAACTGGCTTTAAAAAATCTTCCCAATGAAGTAAAAATCAAGCCCTTACCAAAGCCAGCACCGAGCAGAAAATTAAGCTTGGTATACCGCAAGAACTTTGCACGCTTCAATATTCTACAGAAAGTTCAGCAGCTGTTACAAAATCAACTAACAAATAACTAA